The DNA window TGATGGAATCCTCCAGGCAGAGGACCATGGAGACGACTCCGCGGCCGGCCTGCTTGCGGATGTCGCGGGCGAGCTGGGGGCGGGTGGCGGGGCTGTAGAGGGTCGCTCCGAGAGCCGCGGCGAGGGTGCGGGCGGGCGAGGCTCCGGTGAATTCCGCCGGTTCCTGGTGGAAGAGGTCCTTACGGACGGTGGGCGATACGTGCCCAAAGTGACGCATGTGCTTCCCCCGTACTGCCTCGGCGGCCCAACTGGCGTGGCCGGTAATAGTACGTACGAACGTGAGTCAAGAGTTCCTCAAGCACATGAAGTTCAGGTAACCCTCTTGCACCATGCCCAGCTCTCCCGTTCTAAACAAGGCCGTACGGGGGGCCGCATTGTCCCGGTCCACCCGGGGAGGGCAGGATGACGGGCATGACGCACGCGATGCAGAAGGGCTCGAACATCCCGGTGGCCGCCGCAGCGGTCCGGGCGGTGCTGCGCTGGACCACCGGCCCCGAGGTGCCCGACGTGGACGCCTCCGCGCTGCTCGTGGGCTCCGACGGCCGGGTGCGTTCGGACGAGGACTTCGTCTTCTACAACCAGCCCCGGCACCCCTCGGGGGCCGTCTGGCGGCTGGGCAAGAAGCAGCTCGGCGAGGCGGTCACCGACGCGGTCCAGGCGGACCTGCGGGCGGTCACCCCGGCCGTGGACCGGATCCTGGTGGTCGCCTCCGCCGAGGACGTCCCCTTCGAGCTGGTCCGCGACCTGCGGATCCTCCTGTACGACGCCACCGCGAGCGGCGGCTCCGAACCGCTGGCCTACTTCGACGTCCGGCCCGAGACGGGCGCCGAGACGGCTCTGATCTGCGGCGAGATGTACCGCAGGGGCGAGGGGTGGAAGTTCCGCGCGCTGGGGGAGGGCTACTCCGACGGCCTGGTGGGGCTGGCCACCGACCACGGGATCTCGGTCGACGAGAACGCCCCCGAGCCCGCGGGCGACGCGGAGGCCGGGAGCCCGTCGGCGGGCCCCACCGCGGACCAGACGGCCGCGATGGCCCCGCCCACCCAGGCCCCGCCATCCGTCCCGCCGGCCTACGGCTACCCGCAGCCCGTGTCCCCGGTCCCGCTGCCGGGCCCGGGCGCCGACCCGTCCTTCCGGCTGCCGGTGCAGGGCCCGCAGTTCATCCGCCGCTGACGCCGCCGGCGGCGCCGATGCCGCTGACGGGCGCCGACGGCAGCGGCGCCCGCGAGCGGGGCTGCCGGTCAGGCCTTCGTGCTCTTGTAGCCCCGCCCCCACTGGAGCCCCCAGCCGTACAGCCGGTCCAGCTCGGCCTGGAACCCGTACACGAACTTGACCTCGCGCCGGACGGTGAGCTCGCCCTTGACCTGCTCCAGGGAGACCACCGCGCAGGAGCGGGCCTGCGGCTGCCGCTCCTCCAGGGGGATCTCGATGCGCGGGCCGGTGACCGGGAACAGCGTGACCATGGCGTGGGTGCGGTCGAAC is part of the Streptomyces subrutilus genome and encodes:
- a CDS encoding TerD family protein codes for the protein MTHAMQKGSNIPVAAAAVRAVLRWTTGPEVPDVDASALLVGSDGRVRSDEDFVFYNQPRHPSGAVWRLGKKQLGEAVTDAVQADLRAVTPAVDRILVVASAEDVPFELVRDLRILLYDATASGGSEPLAYFDVRPETGAETALICGEMYRRGEGWKFRALGEGYSDGLVGLATDHGISVDENAPEPAGDAEAGSPSAGPTADQTAAMAPPTQAPPSVPPAYGYPQPVSPVPLPGPGADPSFRLPVQGPQFIRR